One stretch of Monomorium pharaonis isolate MP-MQ-018 chromosome 10, ASM1337386v2, whole genome shotgun sequence DNA includes these proteins:
- the LOC118647763 gene encoding uncharacterized protein LOC118647763 yields MLERLNESSQGQSISEEVKSSRRKAGRSGAAGNARAFGRLDSASSAGQLKANSTNAAISLATVTGSGRCYVCKGAHLIYSCDKFVNLTAPEQIDLIKKLKLCFNCLRNDHLVGNCKASSCRTCGRRHNTLCHVEENNSIVERSANSESKSVRRENNQSERSSVNLSVHHTSGGTRPSQILMATAIVNATGSSGMRQSVRVLLDSASEANFITAAACSRLNVNPENVQEAITGINNLTYKVTKGCRVTVESRVTDYQLSVFCLIVPQITRNVPAVAVDTKNLAVANNLKLADNTYFHPSQIDILIGGEFFLSLLEPQKIELGASLPSLHNTKLGWIISGPAPVQYVANNGVNLHVCLSTQLSLDRSIVKFWEIEDCSSRDAVWTEEEQACEKFFQETHARDRDSRFIVQLPFRKNKHKLGESRSIAEKRLMYLERKFRSNESFRQSYVGFMREYIDLKHMTVAPPMSTMSSHVVYLPHHGVCRDSDKKIRLNTVTYGQSCAPFLAIRSVRQLASENAARYPRAAQALLQDLYVDDVLTGVNDIAEAKCLIAEMVALLKLGQFELHKWRSSRAKELFDASGEVAEFQTITDERDDDKTLCIRWAPQTDNFHFKSTAMPDARTKRQLLSSISKLFDPLGLASPLVVKAKSIMQSTWQSSLEWDDELPIDLQKAWLDYMEELTRFCVVKVPKRVVGVASPVRVNLHAFCDASERAYGACVQAIDEANRVVSRLLCAKSRVAPVKKLTIPRFELCGAVILVDLIQLILDSLPITFHGVYAWSDSTIVLAWIAGDAGRQKTFVTNKVTKIQAILSADHWRHVAGKENPADLISRGTDCNNPDTSSLWWSGPPWLSEIAARWQHRPRFPEPSDQELEIIGSEHKREIQVCVNQATSSSIIDEILSRFSLLIKIERIIAWCYRFISNARCGTIDRNYASISVEKLKSALVKLVKHCQGQFFEREMRCLSGNRGLEAGSALVGLSPFMNGNGVLRVSGRLQKAAMVNYNKKHPILLPARSRFTVLLLEREHRRMLHAGPQALLFSILKQYWPLNGRNLARKVVRECTTCFRVNPKPLSQIMGSLPSDRVVCRRAFTVVGVDYAGPLTTLMSRGRRQKTNKSYIAVFKCFSTKAVHLEAIGDLTTDAFIGALRRFVGR; encoded by the coding sequence ATGCTCGAACGGTTAAATGAGTCGAGCCAGGGTCAGTCGATTTCCGAGGAAGTTAAGAGTAGTAGAAGGAAGGCCGGAAGGAGCGGCGCCGCAGGAAATGCCAGGGCCTTTGGGCGACTCGACTCTGCAAGTTCGGCAGGACAACTCAAAGCCAATTCGACGAATGCAGCAATTAGCCTAGCTACGGTGACAGGTTCGGGACGATGCTATGTATGTAAGGGAGCTCATCTCATATATTCATgcgataaatttgtaaatctgACCGCGCCGGAACAAATCGATCtcataaagaaattgaaactttGCTTTAATTGCTTAAGAAATGATCATTTGGTCGGTAATTGTAAGGCGAGTTCTTGTAGAACATGCGGTAGGCGGCACAATACATTGTGTCACGTAGAGGAGAATAATTCTATTGTAGAGCGATCCGCGAATTCCGAGTCAAAATCCGTTAGAAGAGAGAATAATCAAAGCGAAAGATCGAGCGTGAATCTGTCTGTGCACCATACGTCGGGCGGCACGCGTCCGAGTCAGATTTTAATGGCGACCGCCATAGTAAATGCTACGGGCTCTAGCGGAATGCGGCAATCGGTTCGCGTTTTACTCGATAGTGCTAGTGAGGCAAATTTCATAACCGCGGCAGCTTGTTCAAGGCTGAATGTAAACCCTGAGAACGTTCAAGAGGCAATCACGggaataaacaatttaacataTAAGGTAACAAAGGGTTGTCGAGTCACAGTCGAGTCACGTGTAACGGACTACCAATTATCTGTTTTTTGTTTGATCGTACCACAAATCACACGAAATGTGCCTGCTGTCGCGGTTGACACAAAGAATCTCGCCGTGGCAAACAATTTGAAGTTGGCTGACAATACATATTTCCATCCGAGTCAGATAGATATACTGATAGGAGGAGAGTTTTTCTTGAGTCTATTAGAACCTCAAAAGATCGAGCTCGGCGCGAGTTTGCCATCACTGCATAACACGAAACTCGGCTGGATCATTTCGGGCCCGGCTCCGGTACAATACGTCGCAAATAATGGAGTAAATCTCCACGTGTGTCTAAGCACGCAATTGTCATTGGACAGATCGATAGTCAAGTTTTGGGAGATCGAAGATTGTTCGAGTCGCGACGCGGTATGGACCGAGGAGGAACAAGCGTGCGAGAAGTTTTTTCAGGAGACCCATGCTCGAGATAGAGATAGTAGATTTATTGTTCAATTACCCTTTCGTAAAAACAAGCATAAACTGGGTGAATCGAGATCTATTGCCGAAAAGCGGCTAATGTATTTAGAGCGAAAATTCAGAAGTAACGAATCGTTTAGACAATCATACGTTGGGTTCATGCGAGAGTACATTGACCTAAAGCACATGACGGTTGCTCCGCCGATGTCAACAATGAGCTCGCATGTTGTTTATTTGCCTCACCACGGAGTGTGTCGAGATTCTGACAAGAAAATACGTTTAAATACCGTTACATATGGTCAATCGTGCGCGCCATTTTTAGCAATAAGAAGCGTGCGGCAATTAGCGAGCGAGAACGCGGCGCGATATCCGCGAGCGGCACAAGCGTTGCTGCAGGATTTATATGTAGACGATGTGTTGACAGGCGTGAACGACATCGCGGAAGCGAAATGTTTGATAGCGGAAATGGTTGCATTGTTAAAGTTAGGGCAATTTGAATTACACAAGTGGCGATCGAGTAGAGCTAAAGAATTGTTCGATGCAAGCGGTGAGGTTGCCGAGTTCCAGACAATAACGGATGAGCGGGACGATGATAAAACCCTGTGCATTCGATGGGCGCCTCAGACTGAcaatttccattttaaatCGACTGCCATGCCTGATGCACGAACTAAGCGACAATTATTATCATCTATTTCAAAGTTATTTGATCCATTGGGACTAGCGAGCCCGCTGGTGGTCAAAGCGAAATCCATTATGCAAAGTACGTGGCAGTCAAGTCTTGAATGGGATGACGAGTTACCAATCGATTTGCAGAAGGCATGGCTCGATTACATGGAAGAATTGACAAGGTTTTGTGTGGTAAAAGTACCGAAGCGAGTGGTGGGGGTCGCGAGTCCGGTACGCGTCAATTTACACGCGTTCTGCGATGCCTCCGAGCGAGCATACGGCGCGTGTGTACAGGCGATAGATGAAGCTAACCGAGTCGTCTCAAGATTGTTGTGCGCAAAATCGCGTGTGGCTCCAGtgaaaaaattgacaattCCGCGATTCGAGCTATGTGGAGCGGTAATATTGGtcgatttaattcaattaattttagattccTTGCCGATTACGTTTCATGGCGTATACGCGTGGAGCGATTCGACGATTGTCCTTGCCTGGATAGCAGGAGACGCGGGTCGACAAAAAACGTTTGTGACTAACAAAGTTACGAAAATACAGGCGATTTTGTCGGCCGATCATTGGAGACACGTAGCAGGCAAAGAAAATCCGGCTGACTTGATTTCTCGTGGCACCGATTGCAATAATCCGGACACAAGTTCATTGTGGTGGTCGGGCCCGCCGTGGCTTTCGGAGATTGCTGCGCGTTGGCAGCATCGCCCTCGATTTCCGGAACCATCCGATCAggaattagaaattattggATCCGAGcataaaagagaaatacagGTATGCGTGAATCAGGCAACATCTAGTTCTATAATAGATGAAATTTTGAGTAGATTCTcgttattgataaaaatcgaGAGAATCATAGCATGGTGTTATCGGTTTATATCAAACGCAAGATGCGGGACAATTGATAGAAATTATGCGAGTATATCGGTGGAGAAATTGAAGTCGGCGCTTGTAAAATTAGTCAAGCATTGTCAAGGTCAGTTTTTCGAGAGGGAAATGCGTTGTTTGTCTGGGAATCGGGGCCTCGAGGCAGGAAGCGCGTTAGTCGGTTTGAGCCCATTTATGAATGGAAACGGAGTTCTCAGGGTGAGCGGCAGATTGCAGAAGGCGGCTAtggtaaattacaataaaaagcaTCCCATTCTATTGCCCGCGAGAAGTCGATTTACCGTTCTGTTGCTAGAGCGGGAGCATCGGAGGATGCTGCACGCGGGCCCGCAAGCGCTGCTCTTTTCGATTCTGAAGCAGTACTGGCCTTTAAACGGGCGCAACTTGGCCCGCAAGGTGGTTCGTGAGTGTACCACTTGTTTTCGAGTCAATCCTAAACCATTAAGTCAAATTATGGGGTCACTACCGTCGGACAGGGTGGTTTGTCGACGGGCGTTCACCGTGGTAGGCGTAGATTACGCGGGCCCACTCACTACGCTAATGAGCAGAGGGCGAAGACAGAAAACTAACAAATCATACATTGCTGTATTTAAATGCTTCTCGACGAAGGCAGTTCATTTAGAAGCGATAGGCGATCTAACTACGGATGCATTTATCGGTGCGTTGCGTCGATTTGTGGGAAGATGA
- the LOC118647806 gene encoding uncharacterized protein LOC118647806 → MSNFGHRLRIEYPIVGYVYVGDISHGPTTAVHGRTFVRVPQSHTSIIWLNNVVSIRGPVGEQPYFGFDEIRISGFINIAAAWWRRYFRQGDQCRNNQNREHAYGHYNFDADVWDLRRLFNMEPPSEDGEIWE, encoded by the exons ATGTCAAACTTTGGCCATAGATTGCGTATTGAGTATCCGATTGTGGGG tacGTATACGTTGGTGATATCTCACATGGACCGACCACGGCCGTTCACGGCCGAACATTTGTAAGAGTGCCGCAGAGCCACACATCGATTATTTGGCTAAATAATGTAGTGTCCATACGTGGGCCCGTTGGTGAGCAG ccaTATTTTGGATTTGATGAAATCCGTATATCGGGGTTCATCAATATCGCCGCAGCTTGGTGGAGGCGGTATTTCCGCCAAGGGGACCAGTGTAGAAACAACCAAAATAGGGAACACGCATACggacattataattttgacgCTGACGTGTGGGACCTCAGGAGGTTGTTTAACATGGAACCACCGTCCGAAGATGGAGAAATCTGGGAGTGA